In Choloepus didactylus isolate mChoDid1 chromosome 6, mChoDid1.pri, whole genome shotgun sequence, one DNA window encodes the following:
- the CFL1 gene encoding cofilin-1 isoform X1: MASGVAVSDGVIKVFNDMKVRKSSTPEEVKKRKKAVLFCLSEDKKNIILEEGKEILVGDVGHTVDDPYTTFVKMLPDKDCRYALYDATYETKESKKEDLVFIFWAPECAPLKSKMIYASSKDAIKKKLTGIKHELQANCYEEVKDRCTLAEKLGGSAVISLEGKPL; encoded by the exons ATG GCCTCCGGTGTGGCTGTTTCTGATGGCGTCATTAAGGTGTTCAATGATATGAAGGTGCGCAAGTCGTCAACACCAGAGGAAGTGAAGAAGCGCAAGAaggctgtgcttttctgcctgagTGAGGACAAAAAGAACATCATCCTGGAAGAGGGCAAGGAGATCCTGGTAGGTGATGTGGGCCATACGGTCGACGACCCCTACACCACCTTTGTCAAGATGCTGCCAGACAAGGACTGCCGCTATGCCCTTTATGATGCAACCTACGAGACAAAGGAGAGCAAGAAGGAGGACCTGGTGTTTATTTTCTG GGCCCCTGAGTGTGCACCCCTCAAGAGCAAAATGATCTATGCTAGCTCTAAGGATGCCATCAAGAAGAAACTGACAG GGATCAAGCATGAATTACAAGCAAACTGCTACGAGGAGGTCAAGGACCGTTGCACCCTGGCAGAGAAGCTGGGGGGCAGCGCCGTCATCTCCCTGGAGGGCAAGCCCTTGTGA
- the MUS81 gene encoding crossover junction endonuclease MUS81 has protein sequence MAAPVRLGRKRPLPACPNPLFVRWLTEWRDEAASRGRRTRFVFQKALRSLRRYPLPLRNGKEAKILQHFGDRLCRMLDERLQQHRASGGDHDLSSPPGKKSPAPDGPPAEAQDPSTRVPAKPKTGGSGGYWPARHSGPRTVLLLLYEEHLSPGSPGFLTKEQLLQRCAQKAPRVAPGSARPWPALRSLLHKNLILRTHQPARYSLTPEGLELAQKLAESEGPSSLAAGVRPEEPPGEGAEVPGAASAELGGSEEGVQQPLLELGPGEYRVLLCVDVGETTGAGHRPELLRELQRLHVPHTVRRLHVGDFVWVAQETRPRDPARPGELVLDHVVERKRLDDLCSSIIDGRFREQKFRLKRCGLGHRVYLVEEHGSVQNLSLPESTLLQAVTNTQVIDGFFVKRTADIKESAAYLALLTRGLQRLYQGHTLRTRPWGTPGDPESGARPSPNPLCSLLTFSDFNAGAIKNKAQSVREVFARQLMQVRGVSGEKAAALVDRYSTPARLLAAYDACATPKEQETLLSTIKCGRLQRNLGPTLSRTLSQLYCSRVPLT, from the exons ATGGCGGCACCCGTCCGCCTGGGCCGGAAGCGCCCACTGCCGGCTTGTCCCAATCCGCTCTTCGTCCGCTGGCTGACCGAGTGGCGGGACGAGGCAGCCAGCAGGGGGCGCCGCACGCGCTTCGTATTTCAGAAG GCTCTGCGCTCCCTCCGGCGGTACCCACTGCCCCTGCGCAACGGGAAGGAAGCTAAGATCCTACAGCACTTCGGAGACAGGCTCTGCCGGATGCTGGACGAGCGGCTGCAGCAACACCGAGCATCGGGCG GTGACCATGATCTCAGCTCACCACCTGGGAAAAAGAGCCCTGCCCCTGACGGGCCACCTGCGGAAGCCCAGGATCCTTCCACGCGG GTTCCAGCCAAGCCCAAGACAGGAGGCTCTGGTGGCTACTGGCCAGCTCGGCATTCAGGGCCACGAACGGTGCTGCTCCTGCTTTACGAGGAGCACCTG AGTCCTGGCAGCCCTGGCTTCCTAACCAAGGAGCAGCTGCTGCAGCGGTGTGCCCAGAAGGCTCCTAGG GTGGCCCCTGGGAGTGCTCGACCCTGGCCAGCCCTCCGCTCCCTCCTTCACAAGAACCTCATCCTCAGGACACACCAGCCAGCCAG GTACTCCCTGACCCCAGAGGGCCTGGAGCTGGCCCAGAAGCTGGCCGAGTCGGAGGGCCCGAGCTCACTGGCTGCAGGTGTCCGGCCAGAGGAGccccctggggagggggcagaagtGCCTGGAGCAGCCTCAGCTGAGCT TGGTGGCAGCGAAGAGGGGGTCCAACAGCCGCTGCTGGAGCTGGGACCTGGAGAATACAGGGTGCTGTTGTGTGTGGATGTTGGCGAGACCACAGG AGCAGGGCACCGGCCAGAGCTGCTCCGCGAGCTACAGCGGCTGCACGTGCCCCACACGGTCCGCAGGCTGCATGTTGGGGACTTTGTGTGGGTGGCTCAGGAGACCAGGCCCAGAGATCCAG CGAGACCCGGAGAGCTGGTTCTGGACCACGTGGTGGAGCGCAAGCGGCTGGACGATCTGTGCAGCAGCATCATCGACGGCCGCTTCCGGGAGCAGAAG TTCCGGCTGAAGCGCTGTGGCCTGGGGCACCGGGTGTACCTGGTGGAGGAACACGGCTCAGTGCAGAACCTCAGCCTGCCTGAGAGCACGCTGCTGCAAGCTGTCACCAACACTCAG GTCATCGATGGCTTCTTCGTGAAGCGCACGGCAGACATTAAAGAGTCAGCTGCCTACCTGGCCCTCCTGACTAGGGGCCTGCAGAGACTTTACCAG GGCCACACCCTACGCACCCGCCCCTGGGGAACTCCAGGGGACCCTGAATCAGGGGCCAGGCCCTCCCCAAACCCTCTCTGCTCACTCCTCACCTTCAGTGACTTCAACGCAGGAGCCATCAAGAACAAG GCCCAGTCTGTGCGGGAGGTGTTTGCCCGGCAGCTGATGCAGGTGCGTGGAGTGAGTGGGGAGAAGGCAGCGGCCCTAGTGGACCGGTACAGCACCCCTGCCAG GCTCCTGGCCGCCTATGACGCCTGTGCCACCCCCAAGGAACAGGAGACCCTGCTGAGCACCATCAAGTGTGGGCGCCTGCAGAG GAATCTGGGGCCCACTCTGAGCAGGACCTTGTCCCAGCTCTACTGCAGCCGCGTCCCCCTGACCTGA